Proteins co-encoded in one Streptomyces sp. JH34 genomic window:
- a CDS encoding sugar ABC transporter permease: MTADTTLRKTSARSGAGGVTTRAPRRRPASPARRSGWTPWLYLLPALVLLGGLLVYPIYQLGLISFLEYTQAQVSGGEPTTFQGFGNYATLFGDSQFWQVLLATVVFAAACVLATLFTGCALAVLLTRIRAVPRLALMLAALGAWATPAITGSTVWVFLFDPDFGPVNKVLGLGDFSWTYGRYSAFALVLLEVLWCSFPFVMVTVYAGIRAIPTEVLEAASLDGASQWRIWRSVMAPMLRPILIVVTIQSVIWDFKVFTQIYVMTNGGGIAGQNLVLNVYAYQKAFASSQYSLGSAIGVVMLVILLAVTLVYLRLVRRQGEEL, encoded by the coding sequence ATGACCGCGGACACCACACTGCGCAAGACCTCCGCGCGGTCCGGGGCGGGCGGGGTCACGACCCGCGCGCCCCGGCGCCGCCCGGCGTCACCGGCGCGGCGCTCCGGCTGGACCCCCTGGCTCTACCTGCTGCCCGCGCTCGTCCTCCTCGGCGGACTCCTCGTCTACCCGATCTACCAACTGGGCCTGATCTCCTTCCTGGAGTACACCCAGGCCCAGGTCAGCGGCGGCGAACCGACCACCTTCCAGGGCTTCGGCAACTACGCCACGCTCTTCGGCGACAGCCAGTTCTGGCAGGTGCTCCTCGCGACCGTGGTCTTCGCCGCGGCCTGCGTGCTCGCCACCCTTTTCACCGGCTGCGCCCTCGCCGTCCTGCTGACCCGGATCCGCGCCGTGCCGCGGCTCGCCCTCATGCTGGCCGCGCTGGGCGCCTGGGCGACGCCGGCGATCACCGGGTCGACCGTCTGGGTCTTCCTCTTCGACCCGGACTTCGGCCCGGTCAACAAGGTGCTGGGACTCGGCGACTTCTCCTGGACGTACGGGCGTTACAGCGCCTTCGCCCTGGTGCTCCTCGAAGTGCTCTGGTGCTCGTTCCCGTTCGTGATGGTGACCGTCTACGCCGGCATCCGCGCGATCCCCACCGAGGTGCTCGAGGCGGCCTCGCTGGACGGTGCCTCGCAGTGGCGGATCTGGCGGTCGGTCATGGCACCGATGCTGCGGCCGATCCTGATCGTCGTCACCATCCAGTCGGTCATCTGGGACTTCAAGGTCTTCACCCAGATCTACGTCATGACCAACGGCGGCGGCATCGCCGGCCAGAACCTGGTGCTCAACGTGTACGCGTACCAGAAGGCGTTCGCGTCCTCGCAGTACAGCCTCGGATCGGCGATCGGCGTCGTGATGCTGGTGATCCTGCTGGCCGTGACGCTCGTCTATCTGCGCCTGGTGCGGCGCCAGGGGGAGGAACTGTGA
- a CDS encoding 2Fe-2S iron-sulfur cluster-binding protein, translated as MSNEENPEQQHGQPDPYAGWTPTPQGGEYDAEATAFVHLPPEDLAALGNDPLAAPGHSYVPPMILPLTPAAGLDPAATGSWVTQTQSQQERAAERSANAEAVHWPDPNQQQDPYARQDPYQQPYPDTSQYAQTSSTTAQWHFTEAVPDPEPAPEPAGHTGQWTIPVAEGDLPEESGEFSASAMASQWYADTPPATLPGGAPAPWATQEQPVAPGPAAEEAPAGPSEPVEALDVPESTEDAQEADAAPEEAPEASLDAPVAPVAEDPAPQDVELAAEAPEAAAEPDGTEPAPEPDGAEPAPEPEATPGLEPAPEHGLAPPEEATAPAAPPDGPSEHPSTSYVLHVNGADRPVSDAWIGESLLYVLRERLGLAGAKDGCSQGECGACNVQVDGRLVASCLVPAATTAGSEVRTVEGLAVDGEPSDVQRALAECGAVQCGFCIPGMAMTVHDLLEGNHAPSELETRQALCGNLCRCSGYRGVLDAVRDVVAAREAADGTVTAAPDDAEPRIPHQAAPGEGGVQTHEGDVR; from the coding sequence GTGAGCAATGAAGAGAACCCCGAGCAGCAGCACGGGCAGCCCGACCCGTACGCCGGCTGGACACCGACCCCGCAGGGCGGTGAGTACGACGCCGAGGCGACCGCCTTCGTCCACCTGCCCCCGGAGGACCTCGCCGCCCTCGGGAACGACCCGCTGGCCGCCCCCGGCCACAGCTACGTGCCGCCGATGATCCTGCCGCTGACCCCGGCCGCGGGACTCGACCCCGCGGCGACGGGCAGCTGGGTCACGCAGACGCAGAGCCAGCAGGAGAGGGCGGCCGAGCGGTCCGCGAACGCCGAGGCCGTGCACTGGCCCGACCCGAACCAGCAGCAGGACCCGTACGCGCGGCAGGACCCGTACCAGCAGCCGTACCCGGACACCTCGCAGTACGCGCAGACGTCGTCCACGACGGCCCAGTGGCACTTCACCGAGGCCGTCCCCGACCCGGAGCCGGCCCCCGAGCCCGCCGGGCACACCGGCCAGTGGACCATCCCGGTCGCCGAAGGCGACCTCCCGGAGGAGTCCGGCGAGTTCTCGGCGTCGGCGATGGCCTCCCAGTGGTACGCGGACACGCCCCCGGCCACCCTGCCGGGCGGTGCCCCCGCGCCGTGGGCGACGCAGGAACAGCCGGTCGCACCCGGGCCCGCCGCGGAAGAGGCCCCGGCCGGGCCCTCGGAGCCCGTGGAGGCCCTGGACGTCCCGGAGTCCACCGAGGACGCCCAGGAGGCGGACGCGGCCCCGGAGGAGGCCCCGGAGGCCTCCCTGGACGCCCCCGTCGCCCCCGTCGCGGAGGACCCGGCGCCGCAGGACGTGGAGCTTGCGGCCGAGGCACCGGAGGCGGCGGCCGAGCCCGACGGGACCGAACCCGCCCCGGAGCCTGACGGGGCGGAACCCGCCCCGGAGCCCGAAGCCACCCCGGGCCTCGAACCCGCTCCCGAGCACGGGCTCGCGCCCCCGGAGGAGGCCACGGCTCCTGCCGCCCCTCCGGACGGCCCCAGCGAGCACCCCTCGACCTCGTACGTCCTGCACGTGAACGGCGCCGACCGCCCCGTCAGCGACGCCTGGATCGGCGAGTCGCTCCTGTACGTGCTCCGTGAACGCCTCGGTCTCGCGGGCGCCAAGGACGGCTGCTCGCAGGGCGAGTGCGGTGCCTGCAACGTCCAGGTCGACGGCCGTCTGGTGGCCTCCTGCCTGGTTCCCGCCGCCACGACGGCCGGCAGCGAGGTCCGCACCGTCGAGGGCCTCGCGGTGGACGGCGAACCGTCCGACGTCCAGCGGGCCCTGGCCGAGTGCGGCGCCGTCCAGTGCGGCTTCTGCATCCCGGGCATGGCGATGACGGTCCACGACCTCCTGGAGGGCAACCACGCCCCCAGCGAGCTGGAGACCCGTCAGGCGCTGTGCGGCAACCTCTGCCGGTGCTCCGGCTACCGGGGTGTACTCGACGCCGTACGCGACGTCGTCGCGGCCCGGGAGGCGGCCGACGGGACGGTCACCGCCGCCCCGGACGACGCCGAACCGCGCATCCCGCACCAGGCCGCCCCCGGCGAGGGCGGCGTCCAGACCCACGAGGGAGACGTCCGGTGA
- a CDS encoding extracellular solute-binding protein: MKLSARIAAPAAALVLAGLTATACAPQTSDTSSEGDKKTGTLRVWLFQEVGNKPKEKVVDAAVADFEKSHEGAEVEVEYIPVDTRAQRIKAAFNDPKSAPDLIEYGNTDTAGYVKDGGLADISKEFAAWDEAKDTDPTAKQSVTVDGSVYGAPLFVGVRALYYRTDVLEELGVEPPKSQDELISTAKKIHKEKPDLYGLAVGGAYTYGAMPFIWAQGGELAEETGVTYRSAINSAKARKGIEAYTSLFGDDNCPAAKCAAMGGNATVTAFASGKAAMAIGGDFSHAAVEAGTVKGKYAVVPLPGVKEGSIAPAFAGGNNIGVLRSSSHRTLAVDLMKSLTGKKTQAKMFDAMGFLPTYTDVLDTAAEKEPFVGPFVDTLGSGAKFVPASPAWGQIDASLVLPTMFQEIVSGRKDVAAASDDAAKKMDTAFAEAG, translated from the coding sequence ATGAAGCTTTCTGCCCGAATTGCCGCTCCGGCCGCGGCTCTAGTGCTCGCCGGCCTCACCGCCACCGCCTGCGCGCCGCAGACCTCCGACACCAGTTCCGAGGGCGACAAGAAGACCGGGACGCTCCGCGTCTGGCTCTTCCAGGAGGTCGGCAACAAGCCCAAGGAGAAGGTCGTCGACGCCGCCGTCGCCGACTTCGAGAAGTCCCACGAGGGTGCCGAGGTCGAGGTCGAGTACATACCCGTCGACACCCGGGCCCAGCGCATCAAGGCCGCCTTCAACGACCCGAAGAGCGCCCCCGACCTCATCGAGTACGGCAACACCGACACCGCCGGCTACGTGAAGGACGGCGGACTGGCCGACATCAGCAAGGAGTTCGCGGCCTGGGACGAGGCCAAGGACACCGACCCGACGGCCAAGCAGTCCGTGACGGTGGACGGCTCGGTGTACGGGGCGCCTCTCTTCGTCGGCGTACGCGCGCTCTACTACCGGACCGACGTCCTCGAGGAACTCGGCGTCGAGCCCCCGAAGTCCCAGGACGAGCTGATCTCCACCGCCAAGAAGATCCACAAGGAGAAGCCGGACCTCTACGGTCTCGCGGTGGGCGGTGCGTACACCTACGGCGCCATGCCCTTCATCTGGGCGCAGGGCGGCGAACTCGCCGAGGAGACCGGGGTCACCTACCGGTCCGCCATCAACAGCGCGAAGGCACGCAAGGGCATCGAGGCCTACACCTCGCTGTTCGGCGACGACAACTGCCCGGCGGCCAAGTGCGCCGCCATGGGCGGCAACGCGACCGTCACCGCCTTCGCCTCAGGCAAGGCGGCCATGGCGATCGGCGGCGACTTCAGCCACGCCGCCGTCGAGGCGGGCACCGTGAAGGGCAAGTACGCGGTCGTGCCGCTGCCCGGCGTGAAGGAGGGGTCGATCGCCCCGGCGTTCGCGGGTGGCAACAACATCGGTGTGCTCAGGAGCAGTTCGCACCGCACCCTGGCCGTCGACCTCATGAAGTCGCTGACCGGCAAGAAGACGCAGGCCAAGATGTTCGACGCCATGGGCTTCCTGCCGACCTACACGGACGTGCTGGACACCGCGGCCGAGAAGGAGCCCTTCGTCGGCCCCTTCGTCGACACGCTCGGCTCGGGCGCGAAGTTCGTCCCGGCCTCCCCGGCCTGGGGACAGATCGACGCCTCGCTGGTCCTGCCGACCATGTTCCAGGAGATCGTCAGCGGCCGTAAGGACGTGGCCGCCGCCTCGGACGACGCGGCGAAGAAGATGGACACGGCGTTCGCCGAAGCGGGCTGA
- a CDS encoding carbohydrate ABC transporter permease: MSARALLRVRRPGRLAAEAAALVIAAAVAFPLYWMVLSAFKPAGEIQSTEARPWTLAPSFDSFRRVFEQQEFGRYFLNSLVVAGTVVIASALIAFLAATAVTRFRFKFRTTLLIMFLVAQMVPVEALTIPLFFLMRDFGQLNTLGSLILPHLAFSLPFAIWMLRGFVKAVPDALEEAAYIDGASRTRFLWQILFPLVFPGLVATSVFSFISTWNDFLFAKSFIISDTSQSTLPMALLVFFKPDENDWGGIMAASTVMTVPVLVFFVLVQRRLVSGLGGAVKD; the protein is encoded by the coding sequence GTGAGTGCACGTGCCCTGCTGCGCGTCCGCCGGCCCGGGAGGCTGGCGGCGGAGGCGGCGGCCCTCGTCATCGCCGCCGCGGTCGCGTTCCCGCTCTACTGGATGGTGCTGTCCGCCTTCAAACCGGCGGGCGAGATCCAGTCCACCGAGGCCCGTCCCTGGACCCTGGCGCCCTCCTTCGACTCCTTCCGCCGGGTTTTCGAACAACAGGAATTCGGCCGTTACTTCCTCAACAGCCTGGTCGTCGCCGGCACGGTGGTCATCGCCTCCGCGCTGATCGCCTTCCTCGCCGCGACAGCGGTCACACGGTTCCGCTTCAAGTTCCGCACGACGCTGCTCATCATGTTCCTCGTGGCGCAGATGGTGCCGGTCGAGGCGCTGACCATCCCGCTGTTCTTCCTGATGCGGGACTTCGGCCAGCTGAACACGCTGGGATCACTGATCCTGCCGCATCTCGCGTTCTCGCTGCCGTTCGCCATCTGGATGCTGCGCGGCTTCGTCAAGGCCGTCCCGGACGCCCTGGAGGAGGCCGCCTACATCGACGGGGCGAGCCGCACCCGATTCCTGTGGCAGATCCTCTTCCCGCTGGTCTTCCCCGGCCTCGTGGCGACCAGTGTCTTCTCGTTCATCTCGACCTGGAACGACTTCCTCTTCGCGAAATCGTTCATCATCAGCGACACCTCCCAGTCGACGCTGCCCATGGCGTTGCTGGTCTTCTTCAAGCCCGACGAGAACGACTGGGGAGGGATCATGGCCGCCTCGACGGTGATGACCGTTCCCGTGCTGGTCTTCTTCGTACTCGTACAGCGCCGCCTGGTCTCCGGACTCGGCGGGGCGGTGAAGGACTGA
- a CDS encoding beta-N-acetylhexosaminidase, which translates to MRHLIPAPLRTGDEGRRGFPLDAATTITAGPGTEGTERWLRSTLGAAFGLPLAPGTAGAEEAANTVELRVDPALEPEGYRLAVVPVRGALITGGSAAGVFWGAQTLRQLLGPQAFRRAPAGPAVRPVIPATEIEDGPRFGWRGLMLDVARHFMPKDGVLRMLDLLAAHKLNVFHFHLTDDQGWRVEIKRHPRLTETGAWRARTKYGHRASELWDETPHGGFYTQDDIREIVAYAAERHIRVVPEIDIPGHSQAAISAYPELGNTDVVDTSALSVWDTWGVNPNVLAPTDNTLRFFEGVFEELLDLFPADTSPFIHVGGDECPKEQWKRSPVAQARIAELGLKDEDGLQSWFIRHFDRWLTDRGRRLIGWDEILEGGIADGAAVSSWRGYAGGIAAAEAGHDVVMCPEQQVYLDHRQDGGPDEPMPIGFVRTLEDVYRFEPVPPGLSEEAAGHVMGTQANVWTEVMQNRQRVDYQVFPRLAAFAEVAWSRLPAPGERDFTDFARRMETHYARLDALGVDYRPPAGPLPWQRRPGVLGRPIEGPPPVV; encoded by the coding sequence ATGCGTCATCTGATTCCGGCGCCCCTGCGCACCGGCGACGAGGGCCGCCGCGGGTTCCCCCTGGACGCCGCCACCACGATCACGGCGGGCCCCGGTACCGAGGGCACGGAACGCTGGCTGCGCTCCACCCTCGGGGCGGCCTTCGGCCTGCCGCTCGCACCCGGCACGGCGGGCGCCGAGGAGGCCGCGAACACCGTCGAGCTGCGCGTCGACCCCGCGCTGGAGCCCGAGGGCTACCGTCTCGCCGTGGTGCCCGTCCGGGGCGCGCTGATCACCGGTGGGAGCGCCGCAGGGGTGTTCTGGGGTGCTCAGACCCTCCGCCAGCTCCTCGGCCCCCAGGCGTTCCGCCGGGCGCCGGCCGGCCCCGCCGTGCGGCCCGTCATCCCCGCCACGGAGATCGAGGACGGGCCGCGCTTCGGCTGGCGCGGTCTGATGCTCGACGTGGCACGGCACTTCATGCCCAAGGACGGCGTGCTGCGCATGCTCGACCTGCTGGCCGCGCACAAACTCAACGTCTTCCATTTCCACCTCACCGACGACCAGGGCTGGCGCGTCGAGATCAAGCGCCACCCCCGGCTCACGGAGACCGGAGCCTGGCGCGCACGGACCAAATACGGCCACCGCGCCTCGGAACTCTGGGACGAGACACCGCACGGCGGTTTCTACACCCAGGACGACATCCGCGAAATCGTGGCCTACGCCGCCGAGAGGCATATCCGGGTCGTCCCCGAAATCGACATCCCGGGCCACTCGCAGGCAGCCATCAGCGCGTATCCGGAACTCGGCAACACCGACGTCGTCGACACCTCCGCCCTTTCCGTGTGGGACACCTGGGGTGTCAATCCGAACGTACTCGCCCCCACCGACAACACCCTGCGCTTCTTCGAGGGCGTCTTCGAGGAACTGCTCGACCTCTTCCCGGCCGACACCTCGCCGTTCATCCACGTCGGCGGTGACGAATGCCCGAAGGAACAGTGGAAGCGGTCGCCCGTCGCGCAGGCCCGCATCGCGGAACTCGGTCTGAAGGACGAGGACGGGCTCCAGTCGTGGTTCATCCGCCACTTCGACCGCTGGCTCACCGACCGGGGCCGCCGCCTCATCGGCTGGGACGAGATCCTGGAGGGTGGCATCGCCGACGGCGCCGCGGTGTCGTCGTGGCGGGGCTACGCGGGTGGGATCGCAGCCGCCGAGGCCGGGCACGACGTGGTGATGTGCCCCGAGCAGCAGGTGTACCTGGACCACCGTCAGGACGGCGGCCCCGACGAGCCGATGCCCATCGGGTTCGTCCGCACGCTGGAGGACGTCTACCGCTTCGAGCCCGTGCCCCCCGGCCTCTCCGAGGAGGCGGCCGGACACGTCATGGGCACCCAGGCCAACGTCTGGACCGAGGTCATGCAGAACCGACAGCGCGTCGACTACCAGGTCTTCCCGCGGCTCGCCGCCTTCGCGGAGGTCGCCTGGTCCCGGCTCCCGGCCCCCGGCGAGCGGGACTTCACCGACTTCGCGCGCAGGATGGAGACCCACTACGCCCGGCTCGACGCCCTGGGCGTCGATTACCGGCCGCCCGCGGGCCCGCTGCCGTGGCAACGCCGGCCCGGCGTCCTGGGTCGCCCGATCGAGGGACCGCCCCCGGTCGTGTGA
- a CDS encoding FAD binding domain-containing protein, which translates to MTTHAPQATQSVTLPASLDEAVAALGAMPAAVPVAGGTDLMSAVNKGLLRPSGLVGLGRISELRGWHYQDGHALLGAGLTHARMGRPDFAALIPALAASARAAGPPQIRNAGTLGGNIATAAPTGDSLPVLAALEAELVIAGAGGSRREIPVSHLLAGRDMLEPAELIGFVRVPLLHAPQVFLKATGRTGPGRATASVAVVLDPARRGVRCAVGAIAPMPLRPLEAERWIASLIDWDGERGLAPDALAAFGEYVAAACIPDQAPPDDGGEAPPLSPAVLHLRRTVAALARRALGRALS; encoded by the coding sequence TTGACCACGCACGCACCGCAGGCGACGCAGTCGGTGACGCTGCCGGCCTCGCTCGACGAGGCCGTGGCGGCTCTCGGCGCCATGCCCGCCGCCGTCCCCGTGGCCGGCGGCACAGACCTCATGTCGGCCGTCAACAAGGGCCTGCTGCGGCCCTCGGGGCTCGTCGGTCTCGGCCGGATCAGCGAGCTGCGCGGCTGGCACTACCAGGACGGTCACGCCCTGCTCGGCGCCGGCCTCACCCACGCGCGCATGGGGCGGCCCGACTTCGCCGCCCTCATCCCCGCGCTGGCCGCCTCCGCGCGCGCCGCCGGCCCGCCCCAGATCCGCAACGCCGGGACGCTCGGCGGCAACATCGCCACCGCGGCGCCGACCGGTGACTCCCTCCCGGTGCTGGCCGCCCTGGAGGCCGAGCTGGTCATCGCGGGCGCCGGAGGCTCCCGGCGTGAGATCCCCGTCTCGCACCTGCTGGCGGGCCGCGACATGCTCGAACCCGCCGAGCTGATCGGCTTCGTCCGCGTACCGCTCCTGCACGCCCCCCAGGTCTTCCTCAAGGCGACCGGACGCACCGGCCCCGGCCGGGCCACCGCCTCCGTCGCGGTCGTCCTGGACCCGGCGCGCCGCGGAGTGCGCTGCGCGGTCGGCGCGATCGCCCCGATGCCCCTGCGGCCCCTGGAGGCCGAACGCTGGATCGCCTCCCTGATCGACTGGGACGGCGAACGGGGCCTGGCCCCCGACGCGCTGGCCGCCTTCGGCGAGTACGTCGCGGCCGCCTGCATCCCGGACCAGGCTCCACCGGACGACGGGGGAGAGGCACCTCCGCTGTCGCCCGCCGTCCTGCACCTGCGGCGCACGGTCGCCGCGCTCGCCCGACGCGCACTGGGGAGGGCACTGTCGTGA
- a CDS encoding xanthine dehydrogenase family protein molybdopterin-binding subunit: MTSDAATATSATRTTPQSEGAEPEQEVPALGLGTSLPPADARAKTEGTFPYAADLWAEGLLWAAMLRSPHPHARILSIDTTAAAAMPGVRAVVTHEDIPGDGSYGRRVVDRPVFASDLVRHHGEAIAAVAADHPDTARLAAAAIAVEYELLEPVTDPEKAFAAEPLHPDGNLIRHIPLRYGDPDALGEVIVEGLYRIGRQDPAPIGAEAGLAVPRPDGGVELYTASTDPHTDRDLAAACFGLDPDRVKVVVTGVPGATGDREDPGFQIPLGLLALHTGCPVKLAATREESFLGHAHRHPTLLRYRHHADAEGRLVKVEAQILLDAGAYADSSSESLAAAVAFACGPYVVPHAFIEGWAVRTNNPPSGHVRGEGAMQVCAAYEGQMDKLAAKLGIDPVELRLRNALSTGDILPTSQTVTCPAPVAELLGELRDFPLPALPKDAPEDDWLLPGGPEGAGEPGAVRRGVGYALGMVHMLGAEGADEVSTATVRVHDGVATVICAAVETGQGFTTLARQIVQETLGVEEVHVAAVDTDQPPAGPATHGRHTWVSGGAVERAAKMVRTQLLQPLAHKFGMSTELLQIADGKITSYDGVLSTTVMEAMDGKELWATAQCRPHPTEPLDESGQGDAFVGLAFCAVRAVVDVDIELGSVRVVEMAVAQDVGRILNPSQLATRIEAGVTQGIGAALTENLRTARGLIRHPDLTGYALPTALDAPDIHIVKLIEERDVVAPFGAKPVSAVPVVTSPAAVASAVRAATGRPVNRLPIRPQAAVATTKS; the protein is encoded by the coding sequence GTGACCAGCGACGCAGCCACCGCGACCAGCGCCACACGGACCACACCGCAGTCCGAGGGCGCCGAACCGGAACAGGAAGTGCCCGCGCTCGGGCTGGGCACCTCGCTGCCGCCCGCCGACGCCCGCGCCAAGACCGAGGGCACCTTCCCCTACGCCGCCGACCTGTGGGCCGAGGGGCTGCTGTGGGCGGCGATGCTGCGCTCCCCGCACCCGCACGCGCGCATCCTGTCGATCGACACGACGGCCGCCGCCGCCATGCCGGGTGTCCGCGCGGTCGTCACGCACGAGGACATCCCCGGCGACGGTTCGTACGGCCGCCGGGTCGTCGACCGGCCCGTGTTCGCCTCCGATCTCGTCCGCCACCACGGCGAGGCGATCGCCGCCGTCGCCGCCGACCACCCCGACACCGCCAGGCTGGCCGCCGCGGCGATCGCCGTCGAGTACGAGCTGCTCGAACCGGTCACCGACCCCGAGAAGGCCTTCGCCGCCGAACCCCTGCACCCCGACGGCAACCTCATCCGCCACATCCCGCTGCGCTACGGCGACCCGGACGCCCTCGGTGAGGTCATCGTCGAGGGCCTGTACCGCATCGGCCGTCAGGACCCCGCCCCGATCGGCGCCGAGGCAGGCCTCGCCGTGCCACGCCCCGACGGGGGCGTCGAGCTGTACACGGCGTCCACCGACCCGCACACCGACCGCGATCTGGCCGCCGCCTGCTTCGGCCTGGACCCCGACCGGGTCAAGGTCGTCGTGACCGGTGTCCCCGGTGCGACGGGCGACCGGGAGGACCCCGGCTTCCAGATCCCGCTCGGTCTCCTCGCGCTGCACACCGGCTGCCCCGTCAAACTGGCGGCCACCCGCGAGGAGTCCTTCCTCGGGCACGCCCACCGCCACCCGACCCTGCTGCGCTACCGCCACCACGCGGACGCCGAGGGCAGGCTGGTCAAGGTCGAGGCACAGATCCTCCTCGACGCCGGCGCGTACGCCGACTCCTCGTCCGAGTCCCTGGCCGCCGCCGTGGCCTTCGCCTGCGGTCCGTACGTCGTCCCGCACGCCTTCATCGAGGGCTGGGCGGTCCGTACGAACAACCCGCCGTCCGGGCACGTGCGGGGCGAGGGCGCGATGCAGGTCTGCGCCGCCTACGAGGGCCAGATGGACAAGCTGGCGGCGAAACTGGGCATCGACCCGGTCGAACTCCGGCTGCGCAACGCGCTGTCCACGGGCGACATCCTCCCCACCAGCCAGACGGTGACCTGCCCCGCCCCCGTCGCCGAACTCCTCGGCGAGCTCCGCGACTTCCCGCTGCCGGCGCTCCCCAAGGACGCCCCGGAGGACGACTGGCTGCTCCCCGGGGGCCCGGAGGGCGCGGGCGAGCCCGGTGCCGTGCGAAGGGGCGTCGGCTACGCCCTGGGCATGGTCCACATGCTGGGCGCCGAGGGTGCCGACGAGGTCTCCACGGCCACGGTGCGGGTCCACGACGGCGTCGCCACCGTCATCTGCGCGGCCGTCGAGACCGGGCAGGGCTTCACCACGCTCGCCCGGCAGATCGTCCAGGAGACCCTGGGCGTCGAAGAGGTACACGTGGCGGCGGTGGACACCGACCAGCCCCCCGCGGGCCCTGCGACGCACGGCCGTCACACCTGGGTCTCGGGCGGTGCGGTCGAACGCGCCGCCAAGATGGTCCGCACCCAGCTCCTCCAGCCGCTGGCCCACAAGTTCGGCATGTCCACCGAGCTCCTCCAGATCGCCGACGGCAAGATCACCTCATACGACGGTGTGCTGTCCACGACGGTCATGGAGGCGATGGACGGCAAGGAACTCTGGGCCACCGCCCAGTGCCGCCCCCACCCCACCGAACCCCTGGACGAGTCCGGGCAGGGGGACGCGTTCGTGGGTCTGGCCTTCTGCGCGGTCCGCGCGGTGGTGGACGTCGACATCGAGCTCGGCTCGGTCCGGGTGGTCGAGATGGCCGTCGCCCAGGACGTCGGCCGGATCCTCAACCCGTCACAGCTGGCGACCCGCATCGAGGCCGGCGTCACGCAGGGCATCGGCGCGGCCCTCACGGAGAACCTCCGTACCGCCCGCGGACTCATCCGGCACCCGGACCTCACCGGTTACGCCCTTCCGACGGCACTGGACGCCCCGGACATCCACATCGTCAAGCTGATCGAGGAACGCGACGTGGTCGCCCCCTTCGGCGCCAAGCCGGTCTCGGCGGTCCCGGTCGTGACGTCCCCGGCCGCGGTCGCCTCGGCGGTCCGCGCCGCGACGGGCCGCCCGGTCAACCGCCTCCCGATCCGCCCTCAGGCGGCGGTGGCCACAACCAAGTCCTGA